From a region of the Rhodococcus sp. 4CII genome:
- a CDS encoding nuclear transport factor 2 family protein: MSSDPPHDPAAAESNRHTVIAQAVYRSWWNVDRAAGIGSELLYTEDGACVMPAVTMTGRDEIVRGYAARQAHGPRLSRHLVSNLVTDHHDDARVTATYALTLFARNGIAPLELGSPSAICDVVDDFVRTGGNWLIRRRVLEAVFVAQDNDSVLLGRK; the protein is encoded by the coding sequence ATGTCTTCGGACCCTCCGCACGACCCGGCGGCCGCCGAGTCGAATCGTCATACCGTGATCGCGCAGGCGGTGTACCGCAGTTGGTGGAACGTCGACCGGGCCGCCGGGATCGGTAGCGAGCTGCTGTACACCGAAGACGGGGCGTGTGTGATGCCGGCGGTGACGATGACCGGCCGGGACGAGATCGTACGCGGGTACGCGGCACGCCAGGCCCATGGGCCGCGCCTGTCGCGTCACCTCGTGTCCAATCTCGTCACCGACCACCACGACGACGCCCGGGTCACCGCCACGTACGCCCTGACCCTCTTCGCCCGGAACGGGATTGCGCCCCTGGAGCTGGGTTCGCCGTCGGCGATCTGCGACGTCGTCGACGACTTCGTCAGGACCGGCGGCAACTGGCTGATCCGCCGCCGCGTCCTGGAAGCGGTCTTCGTCGCGCAGGACAATGACTCGGTCCTTCTCGGCAGGAAGTGA
- the purU gene encoding formyltetrahydrofolate deformylase codes for MTATPSTLAPTTVDFAPPRAAGAQGKSGGGELTDLGRLILHCADQPGIVAAISRFLADHDANIIESDQSTSDPEGGHFFLRMVFHKRDLQAHIEQMEATFEASITDQFDVTDWSITSASAPKRVAVMVSKYDHCLLDLLWRARRGELPVQIGLVISNHADLAAEVRSFGVPFVHIPVTRDTKAEAEAKQLELLRGNFDLVVLARYMQIITNDFLEKVGCPIINIHHSFLPAFIGAGPYQKAKDRGVKLVGATAHYVTEDLDEGPIIEQDVVRVSHRDDVATLERRGADVERSVLHRAVLWHCEDRVLRQDNTTVVFA; via the coding sequence ATGACTGCCACACCGTCGACGTTGGCACCCACAACAGTGGACTTCGCTCCACCGCGCGCCGCTGGAGCTCAGGGCAAGTCCGGCGGGGGCGAGCTGACCGATCTGGGGCGTCTGATCCTGCACTGCGCCGATCAGCCCGGCATTGTCGCCGCGATCTCTCGGTTCCTCGCCGACCACGACGCGAACATCATCGAGTCCGATCAGTCGACGAGCGACCCGGAAGGCGGGCACTTCTTCCTGCGGATGGTGTTCCACAAACGCGACCTCCAGGCACACATCGAACAGATGGAGGCGACGTTCGAGGCCTCGATCACCGATCAGTTCGACGTCACGGACTGGTCGATAACCAGTGCCTCGGCACCGAAACGGGTCGCGGTGATGGTCTCTAAGTACGACCACTGTCTGTTGGATCTGCTCTGGCGCGCCCGCCGCGGCGAGCTGCCCGTCCAGATCGGCCTGGTCATCTCCAACCACGCCGATCTCGCGGCGGAGGTCCGCTCCTTCGGTGTGCCCTTCGTGCACATCCCGGTGACCCGCGATACCAAGGCCGAGGCCGAGGCCAAGCAGCTCGAGTTGCTGCGCGGCAACTTCGATCTGGTCGTGCTCGCCCGCTACATGCAGATCATCACCAACGACTTCCTCGAGAAGGTCGGGTGCCCGATCATCAACATCCATCACTCCTTCCTGCCCGCCTTCATCGGCGCCGGCCCGTACCAGAAGGCCAAGGACCGAGGGGTCAAGCTCGTGGGCGCCACCGCGCACTACGTCACCGAGGACCTCGACGAGGGCCCGATCATCGAGCAGGACGTGGTCCGGGTCAGCCACCGGGACGACGTGGCGACCCTCGAACGACGCGGCGCCGACGTCGAACGTTCGGTGCTGCACCGAGCCGTGCTGTGGCACTGCGAGGACCGTGTCCTGCGTCAGGACAACACCACGGTGGTGTTCGCCTGA
- a CDS encoding VOC family protein: MAINRIDHAAVRVKDLGQALEWYEGVLGLTVLDRNADRALLACSGTDADLTLIDGGQSIDSFAFGVDHADDLDEIISRLDKNGVAHKRYKEADRPGHSDILGFDLPSGHRMEFVVGDGDRRAGVTNFQSDGSFIPTDIDHINLLGEGDPQEFSEFMKMVLGFKQSLALTIAGKWAASWLRASKLDHDLAYMQAQRPGDRLHHVAFAVQDGNHYFRLSDRLTETGNRWEFGPGRHMGGIPQDTQGFGTNNFAYAFDPTGNRNEFSCGMNEFEDDDPGYIGETSPEKFPEIMNGWAYNMPESFMTIGS; this comes from the coding sequence ATGGCAATCAACCGGATCGACCACGCGGCCGTGCGGGTCAAGGACCTGGGTCAGGCGCTGGAGTGGTACGAGGGTGTCCTCGGGCTGACCGTGTTGGACCGCAACGCCGATCGCGCGTTGCTGGCGTGTTCGGGTACCGACGCCGATCTCACGCTCATCGACGGCGGGCAGAGCATCGACAGCTTCGCGTTCGGCGTCGACCACGCCGACGACCTGGACGAAATCATTTCGCGGCTGGACAAGAACGGGGTGGCGCACAAGCGGTACAAGGAAGCCGACCGCCCCGGCCACAGCGACATCCTCGGCTTCGATCTGCCCAGCGGCCACCGGATGGAATTCGTGGTCGGTGACGGCGACCGGCGGGCCGGGGTGACGAACTTCCAGTCGGACGGCTCGTTCATTCCTACCGACATCGACCACATCAACCTTCTCGGAGAAGGGGATCCGCAGGAGTTCTCCGAGTTCATGAAGATGGTCCTGGGCTTCAAGCAGTCCCTCGCACTGACCATCGCCGGCAAGTGGGCGGCGTCCTGGCTGCGCGCCTCCAAGCTCGACCACGACCTCGCCTACATGCAGGCGCAGCGCCCGGGGGACCGGCTGCACCACGTCGCGTTCGCCGTCCAGGACGGCAACCACTACTTCCGGCTCAGCGACCGGCTCACCGAAACGGGCAACCGGTGGGAGTTCGGGCCGGGCCGGCACATGGGCGGCATCCCGCAGGACACCCAGGGCTTCGGCACCAACAACTTCGCCTACGCCTTCGACCCGACCGGAAACCGCAACGAATTCAGCTGCGGCATGAACGAATTCGAGGACGACGACCCGGGCTACATCGGCGAGACCAGCCCCGAGAAGTTCCCCGAGATCATGAACGGGTGGGCGTACAACATGCCCGAGTCGTTCATGACGATCGGTTCCTGA
- the folD gene encoding bifunctional methylenetetrahydrofolate dehydrogenase/methenyltetrahydrofolate cyclohydrolase FolD gives MSATIIDGKAVAQTLRHRVAQEVAALDRRPGLATILVGEDPASAIYVSNKRKLCVEAGMRDRHRLLPAQVSQAEVEDVIDELNLDPEVDGILLQLPLPKHLDAPSLIERIDPDKDVDGLTETNAGRLALDRPGLRPCTPSGVIQLLDSAGIHLEGAHAVVVGRSDLVGRPQAQLLLARDATVTICHRHTRDLASHTRDADIVVAAAGVPKLIGAEHIKPGATVIDVGIHRTDGGLCGDVDFDAVAGIAGHITPVPGGVGPMTIATLLRNTLTAANLHNSSHRETRTNGSGPAREGVAVTAGRTPLPVQP, from the coding sequence ATGAGCGCCACCATCATCGACGGCAAGGCCGTCGCCCAGACGTTGCGGCACCGAGTCGCCCAAGAGGTCGCCGCCCTCGACCGCCGCCCCGGGCTCGCGACGATTCTCGTCGGAGAGGACCCGGCGTCGGCGATCTACGTGTCGAACAAGCGCAAGCTCTGTGTGGAGGCCGGGATGCGGGATCGGCACCGGCTCCTGCCCGCGCAGGTGTCGCAGGCAGAGGTCGAGGACGTCATCGACGAACTCAACCTCGATCCCGAAGTCGACGGCATCCTCCTGCAGCTACCGCTGCCCAAACATCTCGATGCCCCGTCGCTGATCGAACGGATCGATCCGGACAAGGACGTCGACGGACTCACCGAGACCAACGCCGGACGTCTGGCGCTGGACAGGCCGGGTCTGCGCCCGTGCACCCCCTCGGGTGTGATCCAGCTGCTCGACTCCGCCGGCATCCACCTCGAGGGAGCGCACGCCGTCGTGGTGGGACGCTCCGATCTGGTGGGGCGTCCGCAGGCCCAGCTGCTGCTGGCCCGCGATGCGACGGTCACCATCTGCCACCGGCATACACGGGATCTGGCCAGTCATACGCGCGACGCCGACATCGTCGTCGCGGCGGCCGGGGTCCCGAAACTCATCGGTGCCGAGCACATCAAACCGGGCGCGACGGTGATCGACGTCGGAATCCACCGCACCGACGGCGGCCTGTGCGGCGACGTCGACTTCGATGCCGTGGCCGGTATCGCCGGGCACATCACCCCGGTCCCCGGTGGGGTGGGCCCGATGACCATCGCGACGTTGCTGCGCAACACGTTGACCGCGGCCAATCTGCACAACAGCTCGCACCGGGAGACCCGCACCAACGGGTCCGGGCCGGCACGCGAGGGCGTGGCTGTCACGGCAGGACGGACCCCGCTGCCGGTGCAACCGTAG
- a CDS encoding GntR family transcriptional regulator, translating to MEDIDRATHDGSGSGPRSVVDQVAAHILNMILANELKPGQPVAIQELSAILDVSNVPIREALRRLEGRGLVQFRRGRRPQIAPINTDDFDDVYRLRGLLEGQIAERSAELMTPERLTLLDETLGELERIITRGNAFDVYSVHARFHLLMLPSATDWDRRLLDQLWVASERYIQLYVGAHPDPEVADRIIASHQVLVDAARGGDANTVRDAVVEHVVYSHKMIAPIVQAASGRARPAPAEAAPGV from the coding sequence ATGGAAGACATTGATCGGGCCACGCATGACGGCTCCGGCTCCGGCCCGAGGTCCGTCGTGGACCAGGTCGCCGCGCATATTCTGAACATGATCCTCGCCAACGAGCTCAAACCTGGACAGCCGGTGGCCATCCAGGAACTCAGTGCGATCCTCGACGTCAGTAATGTCCCGATCCGCGAAGCCCTGCGCCGCCTCGAGGGCCGCGGACTGGTGCAGTTCCGGCGAGGCCGGCGACCGCAGATCGCCCCCATCAACACCGACGACTTCGACGACGTCTACCGGCTGCGCGGCCTGCTGGAAGGGCAGATCGCCGAACGGTCGGCGGAGCTCATGACACCCGAGCGGCTCACCCTGCTCGACGAGACCCTCGGCGAGCTCGAACGCATCATCACCCGGGGCAACGCCTTCGACGTCTACTCCGTGCACGCCAGATTCCACCTGCTGATGCTGCCCAGCGCCACCGACTGGGACCGCCGACTGCTCGACCAACTGTGGGTGGCATCCGAGCGCTACATCCAGCTGTACGTCGGGGCGCACCCGGACCCGGAGGTGGCGGACAGGATCATTGCCTCCCACCAGGTCCTGGTCGACGCAGCCCGCGGCGGCGATGCCAACACCGTCCGCGACGCCGTCGTCGAGCACGTCGTCTACAGCCACAAGATGATCGCCCCCATCGTTCAGGCGGCCAGCGGCCGCGCCCGCCCGGCCCCCGCAGAGGCCGCGCCCGGCGTCTGA
- a CDS encoding alpha/beta fold hydrolase produces MNVACDHTCTPPVVLVHGWGSTYERTWGGSDLERTLEQDGRRIISVDLLGHGSARAPHESGEYAHMADELAAHLPADTVVDGVGFSLGGKLLLQLAAEQPQRFRRLVIAGVGDNLLRPENGAAVAQALHAGITDDTPAALRPVLAEALASGNDPRALAAAIERPPSLLTADQLHAIGAQVLLVVGDQDVIAGAADQVSAALPHLTGLVLEGVDHVSTPHSPRLQAQAATFLHHGRAAPPELPTAVRAHPG; encoded by the coding sequence ATGAACGTGGCCTGTGACCACACGTGCACCCCACCCGTCGTCCTCGTACACGGGTGGGGCAGCACCTACGAACGCACCTGGGGTGGCTCCGACCTCGAACGAACCCTCGAGCAGGATGGCCGCCGGATCATTTCCGTGGACCTGCTCGGGCACGGGAGCGCCCGTGCCCCGCACGAGAGCGGCGAGTACGCGCACATGGCCGACGAACTCGCCGCGCACCTGCCGGCCGATACCGTCGTCGACGGGGTCGGGTTCTCGCTCGGCGGCAAACTCCTGCTCCAGCTCGCCGCCGAGCAGCCCCAGCGGTTCCGGCGACTGGTCATCGCCGGGGTCGGGGACAATCTGCTGCGCCCGGAAAACGGCGCCGCGGTGGCGCAGGCCCTGCACGCGGGAATCACCGACGACACCCCGGCCGCACTGCGCCCGGTGCTCGCCGAGGCGCTCGCATCCGGCAACGACCCCCGCGCCCTCGCGGCCGCCATCGAGCGCCCCCCGTCCCTGCTCACCGCAGACCAACTGCACGCAATCGGCGCCCAGGTCCTGCTGGTGGTCGGCGACCAGGACGTCATCGCCGGCGCGGCGGATCAGGTCAGCGCGGCGCTCCCGCACCTGACCGGCCTGGTCCTCGAAGGAGTCGATCACGTCTCGACACCCCACTCGCCGCGATTGCAGGCGCAGGCGGCGACGTTCCTGCACCACGGACGCGCCGCCCCGCCCGAGCTGCCCACCGCTGTGCGGGCGCACCCCGGATAG